Proteins found in one Balneola sp. genomic segment:
- a CDS encoding Rrf2 family transcriptional regulator, whose protein sequence is MKLVSQGAQYAISAIIAISKHPNDVISASELSRSLNCPAAYLSQILAKLKAPGILKSQRGLNGGVYLAKNLEDISVYDVIAAIDGEAFFSTCFMGIEGCGHIEPCPFHNFWSSKRGEIKEWLQQTSFAEAEGIMSQAWFNERLSFTNGVF, encoded by the coding sequence ATGAAGCTAGTTTCTCAAGGTGCCCAATACGCGATTTCTGCTATTATCGCTATTTCAAAGCATCCCAACGATGTGATCTCTGCCTCAGAATTATCACGTTCACTTAACTGCCCTGCTGCCTACCTTTCTCAAATTCTTGCAAAGCTTAAAGCTCCCGGCATTCTCAAATCTCAGCGAGGCTTAAATGGTGGTGTCTATCTTGCAAAGAATCTGGAAGATATTTCAGTATATGATGTGATTGCCGCTATTGATGGAGAAGCTTTTTTCTCTACCTGCTTTATGGGCATTGAAGGATGTGGACATATTGAACCCTGCCCTTTTCATAACTTTTGGTCTTCCAAAAGAGGTGAGATCAAAGAATGGCTTCAACAAACTAGTTTTGCCGAAGCTGAAGGCATAATGAGTCAGGCCTGGTTTAATGAACGGCTCTCTTTTACTAATGGAGTGTTCTGA
- the purL gene encoding phosphoribosylformylglycinamidine synthase subunit PurL, translating to MAQPNMQEPEVNLELAIDHGLNEEEFEIIKSRLGRVPTFTELGVYSVMWSEHCSYKNSIVELKKLPRDGEHLLVEAGEENAGLVDIGDGLGCAFKIESHNHPSAVEPYQGAATGVGGIHRDIFTMGARPIASLNSLRFGSMENPRVRYLLDGVVRGIGDYGNSFGIPVIGGEVYFDESYEGNPLVNAMSIGIVKAGETASAIAKGIGNPVIIVGASTGRDGIHGATFASEEISEESEAKRPSVQVGDPFTEKLLLEASLEALQTGAVVGMQDMGAAGIACSTSEMTAKGEQGMLVDLDKVPAREDGMTAYELLLSESQERMLIVAEKGREQEIIDIYEKWDLHGVVIGEVVDTDRVTYMKEGEVKADIPAEHLVLGGGAPQYIRETKKPGYLEETQSFDAESLDHPSNHVDTIKKLLNSPNVASKRWVHEQYDTTVRTNTVTAPGASDSGVIRIKGTNRGLVAKTDCNGRYVYLNPRRGGQIAVIESARNVVCSGGQPLAITNCLNFGNPYKPEVYWTFKEALAGMGDACRALNTPVTGGNVSFYNENPKAAIFPSPIIGMLGLIEDVENHTTTPDFKEEGDVILYIGADRKGLGGTEYLKVVHGLTKGDAPALDIDFEVVLQKSLLEAIRAGFITAAHDISDGGLSISLAEMAIHGKLGATVDTGALSGSEHEVLFSEAQSGVVITVSEADLAKAKAHFTEAGVPVYELGKVGGTTLDISGVGSLSVSVMSEMYEGVIPSAMEV from the coding sequence ATGGCGCAACCCAACATGCAGGAACCGGAAGTAAATCTGGAACTTGCTATCGACCACGGACTGAATGAAGAAGAATTTGAAATAATAAAGTCCCGGTTGGGGCGCGTACCTACCTTCACCGAACTGGGTGTGTATTCGGTAATGTGGAGCGAGCATTGCTCCTACAAAAACTCCATTGTTGAATTAAAGAAATTACCCAGAGACGGAGAGCATTTATTAGTAGAAGCAGGAGAAGAGAACGCCGGGCTGGTTGATATTGGAGATGGCTTGGGTTGTGCGTTTAAAATTGAAAGTCATAACCACCCATCAGCGGTTGAGCCTTACCAGGGTGCTGCTACTGGTGTTGGAGGGATACATCGCGATATTTTTACGATGGGTGCCCGGCCGATCGCAAGTTTGAATTCTCTTCGATTCGGGAGCATGGAAAATCCCAGAGTTCGCTATTTATTGGATGGAGTTGTTCGTGGAATTGGTGATTATGGCAACTCTTTTGGAATTCCGGTTATTGGGGGGGAAGTCTATTTTGATGAGAGTTATGAAGGCAATCCACTAGTAAATGCAATGAGCATCGGGATTGTAAAAGCAGGCGAGACTGCTTCAGCAATAGCCAAAGGAATTGGAAACCCGGTAATTATTGTAGGTGCAAGTACAGGTCGTGATGGTATTCATGGTGCTACGTTTGCTTCGGAAGAAATCAGCGAAGAAAGTGAAGCAAAGCGACCAAGCGTTCAGGTAGGTGATCCTTTTACTGAGAAGTTATTATTGGAAGCCAGTTTGGAAGCCCTGCAAACAGGAGCAGTTGTTGGTATGCAGGATATGGGAGCAGCTGGAATTGCCTGTTCTACCAGTGAAATGACTGCAAAAGGGGAGCAGGGAATGTTGGTGGATCTGGATAAAGTTCCGGCTCGAGAAGATGGTATGACCGCTTATGAATTGCTTCTTTCTGAAAGCCAGGAGCGAATGCTTATTGTAGCTGAAAAGGGCCGAGAGCAGGAAATCATCGATATTTATGAGAAATGGGATTTACACGGAGTGGTAATTGGTGAGGTAGTAGATACCGACCGAGTAACCTATATGAAGGAAGGGGAAGTTAAAGCTGATATCCCAGCGGAGCATCTTGTACTTGGAGGAGGGGCTCCTCAATATATTCGGGAAACGAAAAAGCCAGGGTACCTGGAAGAAACTCAAAGTTTCGATGCCGAAAGCCTGGATCATCCATCAAATCATGTTGATACGATCAAGAAATTATTGAACTCGCCCAACGTGGCTTCGAAGCGATGGGTTCACGAGCAATACGATACCACCGTTCGAACCAATACAGTTACCGCACCAGGAGCTTCTGATTCAGGGGTAATTCGAATTAAAGGGACTAACCGTGGACTCGTAGCAAAAACTGATTGCAATGGTCGTTATGTGTATTTGAATCCACGAAGGGGAGGACAGATTGCAGTAATCGAGTCTGCTCGTAATGTCGTATGTTCCGGAGGTCAGCCATTGGCAATAACTAACTGCCTGAATTTCGGAAATCCGTACAAACCGGAAGTGTACTGGACATTCAAGGAGGCTCTCGCAGGTATGGGAGATGCTTGCCGTGCTTTGAATACCCCGGTTACCGGAGGGAATGTGAGTTTCTATAACGAAAATCCAAAAGCAGCCATTTTCCCGTCTCCAATTATTGGTATGCTTGGGTTAATTGAAGATGTTGAGAATCATACGACCACTCCCGACTTCAAGGAAGAGGGAGATGTTATTCTATATATCGGTGCTGATCGAAAAGGATTGGGTGGTACTGAATATTTAAAGGTAGTTCACGGACTAACTAAAGGAGATGCTCCTGCCCTGGATATCGATTTTGAAGTAGTGCTTCAGAAATCACTTCTTGAAGCAATAAGAGCTGGTTTCATTACTGCTGCTCATGACATTTCTGATGGAGGACTTTCTATCTCATTAGCTGAAATGGCAATTCATGGAAAGCTTGGAGCAACGGTTGACACTGGCGCTCTTTCAGGCTCAGAACATGAGGTTCTATTCAGTGAAGCACAATCTGGGGTAGTGATTACAGTTTCAGAAGCTGACCTGGCAAAAGCGAAAGCACATTTCACTGAAGCCGGTGTACCGGTTTATGAACTTGGTAAAGTAGGAGGTACTACTCTTGATATCTCCGGAGTAGGTTCTCTATCCGTTTCCGTAATGAGCGAGATGTATGAGGGCGTTATTCCTTCGGCGATGGAGGTTTAA
- a CDS encoding AraC family transcriptional regulator — MDYKEYKPAKEIQHLVECFWTNYLTEEDIRDDFDIIIPDGNIEAMIMIDGTYLRKDEQVNSEYLVEDCRLVTPFRKAVKVYQKPGTSGVCVRFKPGAITELTGYSLDELNESAYPLEVLMPDLTDLCMNEIQKGTSKIELIGKITNLLKAQSSSVKDDKLTHHFIDQSIRSKGNVRVEEFCEESGVHKSTLEKNFKHQTGLTPKQYSKIIRYNYLMNQILFTKKSLTELSYELGFFDQSHMIKDFTSFTGLGPSEFRTKGFHIPKMMASSVVQKQAYY, encoded by the coding sequence ATGGATTACAAAGAGTACAAACCTGCCAAAGAAATCCAGCATCTTGTAGAGTGCTTCTGGACGAATTATCTCACTGAGGAAGATATTCGAGATGATTTTGATATCATCATTCCAGACGGAAATATCGAAGCCATGATTATGATTGATGGCACCTATCTAAGAAAGGATGAACAGGTTAATTCGGAATATCTTGTGGAAGATTGCAGGCTGGTAACCCCATTTCGAAAAGCGGTAAAAGTGTATCAGAAACCCGGCACTTCTGGAGTTTGTGTTCGATTCAAGCCCGGTGCAATTACCGAATTAACCGGTTATAGCCTGGATGAACTAAATGAAAGTGCCTATCCCCTGGAAGTTTTAATGCCCGATTTGACGGATTTATGCATGAATGAAATCCAGAAAGGAACTTCTAAAATTGAGCTAATCGGGAAAATCACAAACCTGCTTAAAGCTCAATCCAGTAGTGTTAAAGATGATAAGCTCACCCATCACTTTATTGATCAATCCATTCGGAGTAAGGGGAATGTGAGAGTGGAAGAGTTTTGTGAGGAAAGCGGAGTGCATAAATCGACCCTGGAGAAGAATTTTAAGCATCAAACTGGACTTACTCCGAAGCAGTATTCAAAAATTATCCGGTATAACTATCTGATGAACCAGATTCTGTTTACAAAAAAATCTCTTACTGAATTAAGCTATGAGCTGGGCTTTTTCGATCAGAGCCATATGATCAAGGATTTCACCAGCTTTACCGGTTTGGGCCCCTCTGAATTCAGAACAAAAGGCTTTCATATCCCTAAAATGATGGCATCCTCTGTGGTACAAAAGCAGGCGTATTATTAG
- a CDS encoding DUF1579 domain-containing protein, with translation MKKLGLLFFAIALFGTTTIAQQSLSELSSEEYFDFWVGEWDVSWDEGEGKTGRGTNTIEKILDGKVIQENFRILEGQSSGFKGISHSVYQPQFERWKQSWADNNGGYYDFVGKFDGDKRIFQTIVFELEDGRKLSYRMIFYNIEENSLTWDWEVSYDGGENWNLMWRINYERKK, from the coding sequence ATGAAAAAACTAGGATTACTTTTTTTTGCAATCGCTCTCTTTGGAACCACCACAATAGCTCAGCAATCTCTTTCTGAGTTATCTTCTGAGGAATACTTTGATTTCTGGGTAGGAGAATGGGACGTAAGTTGGGATGAAGGAGAAGGTAAAACTGGTAGGGGTACTAACACTATCGAGAAAATTCTGGATGGTAAGGTGATTCAGGAAAATTTCAGGATTTTGGAAGGTCAAAGTTCAGGATTCAAGGGCATAAGTCATTCCGTATATCAACCTCAGTTTGAACGGTGGAAACAATCTTGGGCTGATAATAATGGAGGCTATTATGATTTTGTAGGCAAGTTTGATGGAGACAAGAGAATATTCCAAACCATCGTTTTTGAACTCGAGGATGGAAGGAAGCTTAGCTATCGAATGATTTTTTACAATATAGAAGAAAACTCCCTGACCTGGGATTGGGAAGTTTCTTATGATGGAGGTGAAAACTGGAATCTCATGTGGAGAATAAACTACGAGCGAAAAAAATGA
- a CDS encoding glycine--tRNA ligase, whose translation MSNLDSLDKIVSLAKARGFIFQSSEIYGGLSAVYDYGPLGVELKRNIRNAWWKEMTQRHDNIVGVDAAIFMHPKVWEASGHVAGFNDPMIDDKQSKKRYRADMIIEQYILKLEKDGKTEKAAELQELLDTSGTRKSLTEDLYDIIIENEIKAPDSGAFDWTEVRQFNLMFKTAFGATASEDDAVYLRPETAQGIFVNYKNVLDSTRVQVPFGIAQTGKAFRNEVVARQFVFRMREFEQMEMQYFVEPGTDGDAYDAWKEKRIGWHKSIGIREENLRFADHPADKLAHYALAAVDVQYQFPIGWQEVEGIHNRSDFDLTQHQEYSGKKLDYFDQKQNKRYVPYVIETSIGLDRCTLMVLCDAYREEEVDGDKRTVLKMHPELAPVQVGVFPLIKKPELQELAHKIDADLREDFSVQYDEAGSIGKRYRRLDEAGTPFCITVDFDGLEDNTVTIRHRDDMSQERISVDKVADAIKDGIKGWKAE comes from the coding sequence ATGTCGAATTTAGACAGTCTTGATAAAATCGTTTCCCTGGCCAAAGCCAGAGGTTTCATATTCCAATCCTCTGAAATCTATGGTGGGCTTAGCGCTGTATATGATTACGGTCCATTAGGGGTAGAACTCAAAAGAAACATTCGCAATGCATGGTGGAAAGAAATGACCCAACGCCATGATAATATTGTTGGTGTGGATGCTGCAATCTTTATGCATCCTAAAGTATGGGAAGCCAGTGGACACGTTGCTGGATTCAACGATCCTATGATTGACGACAAGCAGTCTAAGAAGCGATATCGAGCTGATATGATTATCGAGCAGTATATTCTCAAGCTTGAGAAAGATGGAAAAACCGAAAAAGCTGCTGAACTTCAGGAATTATTAGATACTTCCGGAACCAGAAAAAGCCTTACCGAAGATCTGTACGATATCATCATCGAAAATGAGATTAAGGCACCGGATTCTGGAGCTTTCGACTGGACCGAAGTACGTCAGTTCAACCTAATGTTTAAAACGGCTTTCGGAGCAACTGCCAGTGAAGATGATGCCGTTTACCTTCGCCCTGAGACGGCCCAGGGTATTTTTGTGAATTATAAGAATGTGCTGGATTCTACCAGAGTTCAGGTTCCTTTCGGCATTGCTCAAACAGGTAAAGCTTTCCGAAATGAAGTAGTTGCCCGGCAGTTTGTATTTCGTATGCGTGAGTTTGAGCAAATGGAGATGCAATACTTTGTAGAACCTGGTACTGATGGCGACGCCTATGACGCCTGGAAAGAAAAGAGAATCGGCTGGCATAAGAGCATTGGTATTCGCGAAGAAAATTTACGTTTTGCTGATCATCCAGCAGATAAATTGGCTCACTATGCCCTTGCCGCTGTTGATGTTCAATATCAATTCCCCATTGGCTGGCAGGAAGTAGAAGGTATTCACAATCGCTCTGATTTTGATTTGACCCAGCATCAGGAGTACTCAGGGAAAAAGCTGGATTACTTTGATCAGAAGCAGAACAAACGATATGTACCTTATGTAATTGAGACTTCTATCGGATTAGATCGGTGTACGTTGATGGTTCTTTGCGATGCGTACCGTGAAGAAGAAGTAGATGGAGATAAAAGAACCGTACTTAAAATGCATCCGGAATTAGCACCTGTTCAGGTTGGTGTATTCCCACTAATTAAGAAGCCAGAATTGCAGGAGCTTGCACACAAAATAGATGCTGATTTAAGAGAAGACTTCTCTGTACAATATGATGAGGCAGGCTCTATCGGCAAACGATATCGCCGACTAGATGAAGCAGGTACTCCATTCTGTATTACAGTCGATTTTGACGGGTTAGAGGATAATACCGTTACTATCCGTCATCGGGATGATATGAGCCAGGAACGTATTTCTGTAGATAAAGTGGCTGATGCTATCAAAGATGGGATTAAAGGCTGGAAAGCTGAATAA
- the asd gene encoding aspartate-semialdehyde dehydrogenase, protein MNVGILGATGAVGQKFIRLLQGHPWFTITALGASERSAGKKYKEAANWIEDVPLSEYIASKTVSTCDPSFFDGVDFVFSGLDSSVAFEVEGAFARAGIPVISNAKNYRMDPNVPLLVPEVNPDHIELIKTQSFTEDGSGWIVTNPNCVAVPLSIALKPIYDAFGIDSMIVTTMQAISGAGYPGVASLDILGNVVPFIPGEEPKIAPETQKLLAEYGGGSLVEPSFTVQATCTRVPTLNGHMAAVTLKLSNPPASIDEVREAVLNFKNPISGLGLPSAPEEVIKLHDEVKYPQPRLHADQEGGMQLHMGRLREAEVFDISFVCMAHNTIRGAAGGAILNAELLVKKGFLK, encoded by the coding sequence ATGAACGTTGGAATACTGGGCGCAACGGGCGCTGTAGGTCAAAAATTTATTCGCTTATTACAGGGACATCCCTGGTTTACGATAACCGCTCTTGGAGCATCAGAACGTTCAGCAGGTAAGAAGTATAAAGAAGCGGCAAACTGGATTGAAGATGTACCTCTTTCTGAGTACATAGCATCGAAAACAGTTTCTACTTGTGATCCTTCCTTTTTTGATGGGGTAGACTTTGTCTTTTCTGGCTTAGACTCAAGTGTAGCTTTCGAGGTAGAAGGGGCATTTGCAAGAGCGGGTATTCCGGTAATCTCTAATGCGAAGAATTACAGGATGGATCCGAATGTGCCATTATTGGTACCAGAGGTAAATCCTGATCATATCGAGCTCATCAAAACCCAATCATTTACCGAGGATGGATCTGGATGGATTGTTACGAATCCAAATTGTGTAGCTGTTCCATTATCAATTGCGTTAAAGCCTATTTATGATGCTTTTGGCATCGATTCGATGATTGTGACTACGATGCAAGCCATTTCCGGTGCAGGCTATCCGGGTGTAGCAAGCCTGGATATTCTCGGAAATGTGGTGCCTTTCATTCCGGGAGAAGAGCCAAAAATAGCTCCGGAAACTCAGAAATTATTGGCTGAATATGGAGGTGGATCTTTAGTAGAGCCATCCTTTACTGTACAGGCAACCTGTACACGAGTACCTACTCTTAACGGACATATGGCAGCTGTTACACTGAAACTTTCCAATCCTCCAGCTTCTATTGATGAGGTTAGAGAAGCGGTATTGAATTTTAAAAATCCTATTTCAGGACTCGGACTTCCTTCAGCTCCCGAAGAAGTGATTAAACTCCATGATGAAGTGAAATACCCTCAACCTCGTTTGCATGCTGATCAGGAAGGTGGAATGCAATTACATATGGGGCGTTTAAGAGAAGCAGAAGTTTTTGACATCAGTTTTGTATGTATGGCACATAACACCATTCGTGGCGCGGCAGGGGGAGCAATTCTCAATGCTGAACTGCTGGTTAAGAAAGGGTTTTTGAAGTAA
- a CDS encoding TonB-dependent receptor, translated as MLKKLLFFIGIIFFPHFAFAQATTDTLSVELDQITVVAYQSNRSLLETPGSISYLKPELISGFDNSSLVFGLNTIAGVRMGERANGSYRISIRGSSLRSPFGVRNVKVYWNGIPFTEPTGTTFINLLSPSNMQEMEIIKGPSGSMYGAGNGGTLLINSTAPFLNDRVSAQASVGSFGAFRYDLAYDDVVDNGHLSFKFSDHTSDGYRDQSFFDREILEVSGKTEYMEGREIQISMFYSDLNYGIPGGLTQEQFDEDPTQARGGLFGSVEKNASIKHESLLFGATHTYQITEKLYNEVAAFGTFSDFENPFNLDYKLDSRKSGGLRSVYEYDTSLSGLDTKFSLGTELQASSYAARNFENEAGSPGALNFDDVLKVQSGLVFGNVQLDLDNSWYVTAGFSINMLRYSINRLVDNTPDSTTGLFSKTFDPELVPRIAIAKKVSPSITIHGSISTGFSPPTFDEVRTNEASINLDLEAERGINYEVGARGNALKGRLGFDAVVFYYKLQDAITNQPSPDRPETSVFLNVGTTDQKGLELNANYLLLKNPVSILNQAELSIAYTFSDFTFDEYNTSDGDFSGNELTGVPAHELFNRISFEFDQGFSIAVTHRFVDEQPLRDDNTIYSESFNVLQTKLDWSGKLADNIMLNAHFGVDNLLDEEYSLGFDSNPFGGRYFQPAPERNWFFGLGINYSIKN; from the coding sequence ATGCTTAAAAAATTATTGTTCTTCATTGGGATAATATTCTTCCCTCATTTTGCATTTGCACAGGCAACTACAGACACATTATCTGTAGAACTCGACCAAATCACGGTAGTTGCTTATCAGAGTAATCGTAGTCTTCTCGAAACCCCGGGTAGTATCAGCTACCTGAAGCCTGAACTCATTTCCGGTTTTGATAATTCTTCGTTGGTATTCGGGTTGAATACTATTGCAGGAGTACGAATGGGGGAAAGAGCGAACGGAAGTTATCGAATATCTATAAGAGGAAGTTCTTTGCGATCTCCTTTTGGAGTGCGAAATGTAAAGGTGTACTGGAATGGAATTCCTTTTACCGAACCAACCGGCACTACCTTTATAAATTTGCTTTCCCCTTCAAATATGCAGGAAATGGAGATTATTAAAGGACCATCTGGAAGTATGTATGGTGCCGGGAATGGAGGAACTTTATTAATTAATAGCACCGCTCCATTTTTGAATGATCGGGTTTCAGCACAAGCTTCGGTCGGCTCATTTGGAGCTTTCAGATACGATCTTGCATACGATGACGTCGTAGATAATGGTCACCTCTCCTTCAAATTCTCTGATCATACCAGTGATGGGTACAGGGATCAATCTTTCTTTGACCGTGAGATTCTTGAGGTTTCCGGTAAAACAGAATACATGGAAGGCAGAGAGATTCAAATCTCCATGTTTTATTCAGATTTAAATTATGGCATCCCTGGCGGACTTACCCAGGAACAATTCGATGAAGATCCAACCCAGGCACGTGGGGGTCTTTTTGGTAGTGTTGAAAAAAATGCCAGCATCAAACATGAATCTTTACTTTTCGGAGCTACCCATACTTACCAAATAACTGAGAAGCTATATAATGAAGTAGCTGCATTCGGGACTTTTAGTGATTTCGAAAATCCTTTCAATCTTGACTATAAATTGGATAGTAGGAAAAGCGGCGGGCTTCGCTCTGTATATGAGTACGATACTTCCCTATCAGGTCTGGATACCAAATTTTCTCTGGGTACCGAATTACAAGCTTCCAGCTATGCTGCCCGAAATTTTGAAAATGAAGCCGGCTCTCCCGGTGCATTAAACTTCGACGATGTGCTAAAAGTACAGTCCGGATTAGTCTTCGGAAATGTTCAATTGGATTTAGACAATAGTTGGTATGTAACAGCGGGATTCAGCATCAACATGCTTAGGTATTCGATAAATCGTTTGGTTGATAATACTCCGGATAGCACTACCGGTCTTTTTAGCAAAACCTTTGATCCTGAACTGGTACCTCGAATTGCTATTGCGAAAAAAGTTTCTCCTTCAATAACCATTCACGGTAGTATTAGCACCGGTTTTTCTCCTCCTACCTTTGATGAAGTACGGACTAACGAAGCAAGCATCAACCTTGACCTGGAAGCGGAACGAGGCATCAATTATGAAGTAGGAGCGAGGGGAAATGCGCTAAAAGGCCGACTAGGTTTTGATGCAGTAGTTTTTTATTACAAACTCCAGGACGCCATCACCAACCAGCCAAGCCCCGATCGTCCCGAAACATCTGTGTTTCTTAATGTCGGTACTACTGACCAAAAAGGGCTAGAGCTTAATGCCAATTACCTCTTGCTCAAAAACCCTGTCTCTATCTTAAATCAGGCTGAACTCTCTATAGCTTATACCTTCAGCGATTTCACTTTTGATGAATACAATACTTCAGATGGTGATTTCTCTGGAAATGAACTTACCGGAGTTCCTGCTCATGAACTTTTTAATCGAATTAGTTTTGAGTTTGACCAGGGCTTTTCAATCGCTGTTACACATCGCTTTGTGGATGAACAACCATTGAGAGACGATAATACCATCTATTCAGAATCTTTTAATGTGCTACAAACAAAACTGGATTGGTCCGGAAAGCTAGCCGATAATATTATGCTAAATGCTCATTTTGGGGTTGATAATCTTTTGGATGAGGAATACAGTCTCGGCTTTGACAGTAATCCCTTTGGAGGCCGTTATTTCCAACCTGCACCAGAGAGGAATTGGTTTTTTGGGCTGGGAATCAATTATTCAATTAAGAATTAG
- a CDS encoding glutamate racemase yields the protein MNLQSTAPIGIFDSGIGGLTVAKAVMEALPNEDIIYFGDTARVPYGIKSEETVRQYALQITDFLLHKGVKMILIACNTVSASAKKEILELAGSIPVLDVITSGADAAVEQGGAQKVGVIGTLATVNSGAYIDAISAKNASTEVIQQACPLLVPLAEEGWTDNKIAVQTLNEYLKVFDGKGIDALILGCTHYPLFKRAIPEVLEDESISIIDSADSIAKSVEYYLKKNDLLNESGGKFECFVSDRPQRFRELAERFLGRYVSETTIVSL from the coding sequence GTGAATTTACAGTCAACGGCACCTATTGGCATCTTTGATTCGGGGATTGGAGGACTAACTGTAGCTAAAGCAGTAATGGAAGCTTTACCCAACGAAGACATCATCTATTTTGGCGATACCGCACGAGTACCCTATGGAATAAAGTCAGAAGAAACAGTTCGACAGTATGCGCTTCAAATCACAGATTTTTTACTTCATAAAGGAGTAAAAATGATTTTGATTGCCTGTAATACGGTTTCAGCATCTGCTAAAAAGGAGATTTTAGAATTGGCAGGTTCTATTCCTGTTTTGGATGTAATCACTTCTGGTGCAGATGCTGCCGTTGAACAGGGAGGAGCTCAAAAAGTGGGTGTGATAGGTACATTGGCAACGGTTAACTCCGGCGCCTATATAGATGCTATCTCCGCTAAAAACGCATCAACTGAAGTGATTCAGCAAGCTTGTCCTTTGTTAGTTCCGCTAGCAGAAGAGGGCTGGACTGACAATAAAATTGCTGTTCAAACTCTTAACGAATATCTGAAAGTGTTCGACGGAAAGGGTATTGATGCATTAATTCTTGGGTGTACTCATTACCCTCTTTTTAAACGTGCAATACCTGAAGTGCTTGAAGATGAATCGATTTCAATCATTGATTCTGCAGATTCGATAGCAAAATCTGTGGAGTACTATTTGAAAAAGAATGACCTTTTAAACGAGTCAGGAGGGAAATTCGAGTGCTTTGTAAGTGACCGTCCTCAGCGATTTAGGGAACTGGCGGAGCGCTTTTTGGGGAGATACGTTTCGGAAACCACCATCGTTTCTCTCTAG